The segment TAAGGGACTGTGCATACTTCAGGCGAGACGGATAAGATATAACCCTTCTATTGTTCTTCTTGCCACTTAATTTATGGGATTCACATTCTATACTGTGGTGCTTTATGTCTGCCGTAAATCAATACATTTCCAGAAATAGAGATTCATGGTGAAATTTAGGTTTGTGTAGGATCTAACAATACAATTAATCTTTAATTTAAATATCAACTGTGGCTCACCACCCACCAATTGcgaatttgaaattttggtttaCGAATAATCGTACATAAATACAGTTTGGACGCCTCGATAGAGATCGGCAGACCGTTGATCAAACAATACGAAGAAAGCTTAGAAAGGGCGTGAGCTTTTCCATCTGCCCCATGCATCACTTTTAAACCCTGTAGTAAGACAACTCAACTTACTTTTACAGAGTACTGCAAAGTATAGTCTTGAAGATTTCAAGATATTTGCAAATATCTGCACCAAATTGTAGACAACCATGTCTTAAGTGAATACTTGTAACtttattattgatgatatccATAAGCCTCTTCTTAGGGTTATTCGGGTGCCAATTTAGTCTCTTGATCTGTGGCTCCTTTGCCTAGACAACAAATCACTTCTCCAATAACTAGCATTTTATCTATAGCAACTGGTAGCTCAGTTCATATTACTACTCgcaaaaatttcattggttgaaaaaaatCCCAAACCAATTGATCTTGTGCGCACTACCAATTTGAAAGGAAAAACATTTCtcaattatcaaaagtCGTTATTGGCTAGCTTTCAAAGTGTTTCATCTGTTCATATATTCACACACACAACCATGTCAGGAGGGCCAGTACCAGTATGGAAGAAATACACTAGTAGACCAAGAGGAATATGGGAGAAATTGAGAGAATTCTTGGTATTAGCTCCAAACAGGTCATCAGGAAATATGTTTGTTCCATTATATAGAAACCCACCACCAGGTTCAAGAATAGCAGAAGCTAAAGCTTACAAAGATCCAGTAACAATCCCAGCTGGTGACATAAAGGGAAATCCATATTTCAAACGAGATTTCAGAAGAAATTATCCCCAAGTACATGGTTTCAACCAAACTAAATTATCAGGATTATTGCAATTGGGTAATAGTGAGCATCCAAGAATATCCGTTGGTGAAAAGGGAACTAAAGAGTTGAGTACTTTCGAAGGAGGAAATGTAGTTAATTTGACTTCAACTTTGAGTAAATTGCCAGAAAATGTCATCAAGGGGGAAATATTGGGAAAACAAGGTGAACCTATTGTAGCACCAAGTTtaaataaattc is part of the Candida orthopsilosis Co 90-125, chromosome 2 draft sequence genome and harbors:
- a CDS encoding NADH-ubiquinone oxidoreductase subunit, which produces MSGGPVPVWKKYTSRPRGIWEKLREFLVLAPNRSSGNMFVPLYRNPPPGSRIAEAKAYKDPVTIPAGDIKGNPYFKRDFRRNYPQVHGFNQTKLSGLLQLGNSEHPRISVGEKGTKELSTFEGGNVVNLTSTLSKLPENVIKGEILGKQGEPIVAPSLNKFKWEILPESVHGMYTEEYPCRIFTDTKVKTVSSSA